CTCCTTGTAGTCCTTTGCGCCGAAAGTCCACGAGATGGGGATGGAAAAGCCGCAGGCGATGCCGTTCACAAAGCCCAGCACCAGATAGTTCAAACCGCCCACGCTGCCCACAGCGGCCAGCGCTTCCACGCCCACAAAGCGGCCCACGATGATGGTATCGGCCAGATTGTAGAACTGCTGGAACAGGCTGCCCAGCATCAGCGGCACCGCAAACGCAAGGATCAGCTTGAGCGGACTGCCTTGGGTCATATCCTTTGTCATAGTATAAAATCCTCCTGCCACACTGGGAACCGGCTTGATGTCGTGATTTTTGCCGTGAAAAACGCCCTGCCGGAAAGGGGCAGGACGTCGTGTACATTCATGAATGATATTATAGTGGAGTGACGCAGGATTTACAAGATTTGCATTGCATCAACATTTACGAATTTTTGCCGCAAGAATTGGTGATTTTGCTTATTCCGAGTAATGCGCAAGGAACTGTTTGGTGCGCTCCTCCTGTGGGTGCTCAATGAGCTGCTTGGCAGGGCCTTCCTCCACCACCACGCCGCCATCCATGAACATGATGCGGTCGGCCACGTCACGGGCAAAGTGCATCTCGTGGGTGACGATGATCATGGTGGTCTTGCGGTCGGCAAGGTCGCGCAGGACGCGCAGCACCTCGCCGGTCAGCTCCGGGTCGAGGGCCGAGGTCGGCTCGTCGAAGCAGAGAATGTCCGGGTGCAGAGCCAGTGCGCGGGCAATGGCCACGCGCTGCTGCTGACCGCCGGAAAGCTGGTGCGGGTAGTGGCCTGCCCGGGCAGAAAGGCCCATCTGGGCCAGAAGTTCCTGTGCCTGCTGTTCCAGCTCGGCATGGATGGCCTTTTTGTTGGCCTTGTAGTCCGGGCGCTCCTTCGCCAGCAGTTCACCCGCCAGCATTACGTTCTGCAGGGCGGTGTACTGCGGGAAGAGGTTGAAGTTCTGGAATACCAGACCAAAGTGAAGCCGCTTTTTGCGGATCTCGCTCTCGCGCTGGGTGGCGGGGTCGGCAGCGTCCCACATGGTCTCGCCGTTCACCTTGATGATGCCGGTGTCCGGCCGTTCCAGAAAGTTCAGGCAGCGCAGCAGGGTGGTCTTACCGGAGCCGGACGAGCCGATGATCGCCAGCGCTTCGCCCTGTTCCAGCGTGAGTGAGATATCCTTGAGTACTTTGGTATCGCCAAAGTTTTTGCCAATGCCGGAGGCTTCAAGCAGTGCCATGATCCAATTTCCTCCCTTTCATCAGCGGAAATAATCCAGTTTCTTTTCGGCCCAGCCAAACAGCAGGGTGAGTGCGCCCACGAACACCAGGAAGAAGATGGCAGTGGAGAACAGCGGCCAGATCAAGCCCTTTGCACTGTACTCCTTGGCCATCATGATGATTTCCTTGTTGGCAATGGTGTTTGCCAGCGAGGTATCCTTGACGAGGGTGATCACCTCATTGCCCATGGGGGCCAGAATGCGCTTGACCACCTGCAGCAGCGTCACCTTGAAGAAGATCTGGGTCTTGGTCATGCCCAGCACCTGACCGGCCTCGGTCTGGCCCTTGGGAACGGCTTCGATGCCGCCGCGGTAGATCTCGGAGAAGTAGCAGGCGTAATTGATGGCAAAAGCCACCACCGCCGCCACCATGCGTCCGCCGGAGCCGGAGGGCCACGGGTTATTCATGCCCAGCAGGCCGGGGCCAAGGTAGATCACGATGATCTGCAGCATCAGCGGCGTGCCGCGGATGACCCATACAAAGGTCTTTACCGCGCCGGAAAGCGGCTTGCACCGGCTCATGGAGCCGAAAGCCACCACCAGACCCAGCGGCAGCGCAAACAGCAGGGTCAGAGCGAACAGCTCACAGTTGAGCAGAAACGCGCCGGAAAGGCGACTCAGAATCACAGACACAAGAACACACCCATCAATCCGTTTTTTGAACTCCTCCCGTCACCTTCGGTGACAGCTCCCTCAATGAGGGAGCCTCACGCATATCGGCAACAAAAAGCCTCCCTCACCGAGGGAGGTGGCATCGCGCAGCGATGCCGGAAGGAGTAATTACATTCTTATAGAACTCAGTCGGCCAGAGCCAGATCGTACTTGTCGGCCAGAGCCTGCATGGTGCCGTCAGCCTTCAGCTCGTCAAAGGCGGCATCCACAGCTGCGGCGGCATCGCTGCCCTTGCGGAAGGCCACGCCGTACTCTTCAGCGTTCAGCTCGTCCACGATCTTCAGGCTTGCATAGTCGGTGCCCTCACCGATCATGGCGTTGGCCAGAGTCAGATCCAGCACAGCGGCATCAGCAGTGCCTGCGGCAACTTCCATCAGGCAGTCGGTCTGCACGCTCTTGGAGACGTAATCGGCCTGTGCAAGGTTCTCGTCGCCCTCAATGGCGGCTTCACCGGCAGAACCAGCCTCGGCAACCACGGTCTTGCCCGCCAGATCCGCAGTGGAGCTGTAGTCGGTGCCGTCCTTCACGACCACGACCTGTGCGTTCTTGGCGTAGGCCTTGGTGGTTGCGGCGTTGGCCATGATGTCATCGGTCAGGGTCATACCGTTCCAGATGCAGTCGATGCTCTTGGCATCCAGCTCCACCACCTTGGTATCCCAGTTGATCTCCACGAACTCCGGCTCGACCCC
Above is a genomic segment from Faecalibacterium taiwanense containing:
- a CDS encoding amino acid ABC transporter ATP-binding protein → MALLEASGIGKNFGDTKVLKDISLTLEQGEALAIIGSSGSGKTTLLRCLNFLERPDTGIIKVNGETMWDAADPATQRESEIRKKRLHFGLVFQNFNLFPQYTALQNVMLAGELLAKERPDYKANKKAIHAELEQQAQELLAQMGLSARAGHYPHQLSGGQQQRVAIARALALHPDILCFDEPTSALDPELTGEVLRVLRDLADRKTTMIIVTHEMHFARDVADRIMFMDGGVVVEEGPAKQLIEHPQEERTKQFLAHYSE
- a CDS encoding amino acid ABC transporter permease, with protein sequence MILSRLSGAFLLNCELFALTLLFALPLGLVVAFGSMSRCKPLSGAVKTFVWVIRGTPLMLQIIVIYLGPGLLGMNNPWPSGSGGRMVAAVVAFAINYACYFSEIYRGGIEAVPKGQTEAGQVLGMTKTQIFFKVTLLQVVKRILAPMGNEVITLVKDTSLANTIANKEIIMMAKEYSAKGLIWPLFSTAIFFLVFVGALTLLFGWAEKKLDYFR
- a CDS encoding transporter substrate-binding domain-containing protein, with product MKRLVSAFLAGAMALSLAACGGAASTSTVASSASASGSAAASETAASDLDYIKEKGKMVIGYTVYEPMNYTDADGNFTGFDTELATAVCEKLGVEPEFVEINWDTKVVELDAKSIDCIWNGMTLTDDIMANAATTKAYAKNAQVVVVKDGTDYSSTADLAGKTVVAEAGSAGEAAIEGDENLAQADYVSKSVQTDCLMEVAAGTADAAVLDLTLANAMIGEGTDYASLKIVDELNAEEYGVAFRKGSDAAAAVDAAFDELKADGTMQALADKYDLALAD